The Candidatus Leptovillus gracilis genome segment AGACGGCCGTACCGCCTTCATCGGCGGCTCCAACATCGGCGACCATTACCTGGGCTGGCGGGATACCAATCTACGTCTGGATGGCCCGTTGGGCGACGGCTTTGTGCGCTTGTATGACAGTTTACGCACGTTTAGCGGCAACGGCCGTGCCCCCCAATGTCCCACCGAATTAACCATCGCCGGTATACCGCTGCTGCTCACCGTGCCCGGCCACCGGCAAGACATCCGGCGCGCTCTGCTAGACCTGATTCTGTCGGCGAAAACGGCCGTTACCCTGCGCAGTTGGTACTTTCTGCCCGATGCCGAAATCATGAACGCGCTGCGCTCCCAGGCCGAAAATGGGGTGCGCGTCACCGTTCTCTTTTCCCACCACACCCGCGTGCCGCTCATTGACCTGGCGAATCGCCATCTGTGCCGCCAGTTGGCGCAGTCCGGCGTGCGCATTTACCGGTATACCGGCCGTTTCATGCACGCCAAAGAAGCGTGGAACGACCAGGGCGACATACTCATCGGTTCCGCCAACGTAGACCGCTGGGCGCTGCGCACCAATTTTGAGTGCTGCCTGCGCCTCAAAACCTCCAATCTGGCCCATCAACTTACCGCCGAACTCCTCGCCGATGCCCGGCATTGTTACAGGCCAGAGGCAAACCCGGAAGCCCGGCCCATTTTTGTCTAATGAAGAGAGAGTTACTTACCAAAGGGGGACAAAATGAAAATTTTGCAAATTTGCCAATCGTATCCACCCATGATCAGCGGTGCGGCACTGGCCGCCGCCCGGCTGGCCGAAGGTCTGGCCCAAGAAGGGCATGAGGTCTTAGTCATCGCCGCCAGCGACCGGCGCGATGGGTACAGCACACAGAACGGCCGTCTACGCATCGAGCGCCTGCCTTCCCATCACAATCCGATGCGCGTCGGTCAGCGCATCCTGCTGTGGCCTAACGGCCGTATCCACCAGATAGCCGCCGCCTTCAACCCCGACATCATCCACCTGCACGAACCACTGACGCTGGGCATGTGCGCGGCAAAGATCGGGCGGCGGCTCAACATCCCCACGGTGTTAACACTGCACCAACTGCCCTGGTTTGTCACCAAATACACCGCGACGTTTTGGGGCAATCCTTTTAACTTTGAGAAAATGTTGTGGCAGTACGGCCGTTGGTTCCTGAGCCAATGCACTGCCGTCATCGCGCCGGCCAGACCGGTAGCCGACGTGATCCGCCAACGCACCGGGCGCATAGCCCACATCATCCCCAATGGCGCCGATCTGCAACATTTCCAGGCCGCGCCGCGCACAGCCCATGAAGCCGACCGGCTGCGCCGCCATTATGGCTTGTCGCCCGACAAGCCGGTCATCCTTTACGTGGGCCGTTTGGACGCCGATAAAGATGTTGACTGCGTAGTTCAGGCAGCGGCGCGGGTGATGAAGCACCTGGACGCCGAACTGCTCCTCGTTGGCGATGGCTGCCGTCGCCCGGCCCTGACCCGCCAGTGCGAAGCGTTGGGCATCGCCTCGCGCAGCCATTTCACCGGCTTCGTCTCCCCGGATGGGGATTTGCCCGGCCTCTACCGGTTAGCCAACGTCTTTGTCATCGCTTCAGACATCGAGACTTTCGGCATTGTGATTCTGGAAGCGATGGCCTCCGCGCTGCCGGTGGTGGCCGTGCGGGCCACTAGCATCCCAGAACTTGTAAGCGACCGGTGCAGCGGCTTCCTGGTCGCGCCAAAGGATGTGGACGCCCTGGCGAAAAAGATCACGTGGCTGCTGCAAAACCCGATCCAGGCCAGGAAAATGGGCCAGGCAGGACGGGAAATCAGCCAACAATTTGGCCACGACGCCGTGATTCAGCGCCACTTGCAACTTTACCAATCTGTCTGCCTGCAACGGCGCGCTCTTTTTCGTGGAGTATCTCCAATCAAGTATCGCCTAGAATGAAGACGCTGCCGAAACGGCCGGTCTTGCCCTGCTCCGCCCGGTGCGAAAAGAACAGGTCGGTGCGGCAGGCGGTGCAAAGGCCGGATAGTTCGATGTGACGCACGCCGGCGCGTTGCAGGTTGCGGCGGTTGGCTTCGGGCAGGTTGAAGTGGGGATTGGGGGTTGGGGGTTGGGGGTTGGGAAGGAGGAGCGTTTCCGGATCGGGGAAGGCGGCGTGTACGGCCGTTACCACCACCTCTCCCACCTCATAACAGCATGGCCCAATGCACGGTCCAACCCCGGCGATTAACTCCGCCGGGCGGCTGCCAAATTCGCGCTGCATAGCCGCCACCATCGCGCCGGGCAAATCCTTCACCGTGCCCTGCCAGCCCGCGTGTCCCAGGCCAATGGCGTGGTTGACCGGGTCATAGAGCAGAATGGGCGTGCAGTCGGCGAAGTTCATCGTCAGGGCGCAGCCGGGTTCGTTGGTGAGGATGGCATCTACTTCGGGCCGCCAGGTTCCGTTGTCGGCCTGGGTCACGCGGGCCACGTCACGGCCGTGTACCAGATGGGCATGGACAACAGTGTGGGTGTCACGGCCGTACACGCCATACGCCCGCCGCCGGTTGGCAGACGCGCTCCTTCTCGTCCGGCACAGATACGCTGAGGTTGAGCGAGGCAAACGGGGCCGGGCTGACACCGCCCTGGCGGGTGAAGATGGCGTGTTGGACACGGCCGTTGTCCGGTAAACTCGCAAAACGAAATAGCGGTATCTCATTAGAAGCGTCAAAAATCATAACAGTTCTCGCGGTGCATATTGTGCGGCAACTATACGTGATACGCAGCGGGAATACCAGATCGCCTGGATGCGTGAGGATGGTTGCGGGAAACGGCCGTTTCTAACTGAGATCCGTTGACAAAAGGCAGACACAGATTTATATTGAGGCCATGAAGTATCTGAGTTGGCGTTCCGACAAAAACGAGTTGCTGAAACAAACACGCGGAATTTCTTTTGAAGAGATCGCGTATTTGATCGAATCGGGCAGGCTGTTGGGAATCGAAGAAAACCCAACTCACCCAAATCAGAAGCTATTCGTGATCGAAGTGGAAAACTACGCAGTGATTGTACCTTTTGTGGAAACGGAGACAGACATCTTTCTCAAAACAGCTTTTCCCAGCCGTAAGTACACAAAACGGTATGGCTTAAAGGGGCACGATGAACAAGTTTAATGCCGAGTCATTTAATCCACTGGATGAAGAAGAACAGGCGTTAATGGCTTCGCTTGAGAGCGAAGCATGGCAAACAGTCGCCAATCTCGTACAAGAGAAGGAAAAGGCTGTCGCCGCGGCTCGCCGTACCATCAGAAAAGACAAGCGCATTAATTTGCGCCTGACACAGAAGGATTATTATGAAATCCAAATCAGGGCAATAGAAGAAGGCGTTCCCTATCAGACGCTTATCGCCAGCATTGTCCACAAGTATTTGAATGGGACATTAACCGTGCAAGAGTGAAATGGCTGGAATGGCATCGCTCACCCACCTGCCTCACGTCCTGTTCCATGTTATAATGCCATAGGAACATTTGAGCTATGGCAAATAAGAAGACAACTTCTACCAATTCTTCCAGTAAAAGCACCGCCAACGCCAAAACAACGCGCGGTGGAACTGGTGCGCGCAGCAGCAAACCGGCTTCCAGCGCGCGTAAACCGGCAGCCAATCCACGTAAACCGGCGGCGCGCAGCAAAAAACCAGCCTTCAACCTGAATCTACCCCAGAAGGCGATCCTGACGGGTATTGTGGTGGTGTTTATCACGGCCGTTCTCGTCCTCAGCCTGCTTTCGCCTAACCAGGGGCAGCTAACGGCGGCATTGTCCGGCCTGCTGGGGCGCGCTTTTGGCTGGGGCGGCGCATTGGTCCCCCTGATCACCGGGGCGTTGGGCATGTATCTGGTGCTGTGGGGCATGGAGCAGCCACCGCGCATTGCCACCTACCGGGTGGCGGGTTTTGGCGTGCTGTTCCTCACCTTCGCTGCCTTTGCTTCCCTGGCCCAACTGCTGATGAACAATGGCTTTAACGATTTTTGGCAGGTCGCCCAGGCGCAAACCGGCGGTGGCTACCTGGGTGGCATCATCGGCTATGGCCTGACAGAACTTGCCGGTACGCCGGGGGCGATCCTTATCCTGGTGGCGGCGGGCGTGATTGGCGCGGTTTTGTTGTTCGGCCTTTCGCGCCATGACCTGGTTAATCTGTGGCGCATGTTGCCCGGTTTATGGCCGCAGCCAGACGAGACAGAAGATGAAACGGCCGTTCGCCCCGACATCCCCATCAACACCGGCCAAAAACAGGGCCAGACCCTCAGCCGCGCCGCCGCGCCACCACGCCAACTGCCTTTGCCAGACCTGCCGCCGACAACGGCCGTAACCACCCCCAAACGTGACCCCGTCCCCATCCGGCAGCCGCAGCGCCCCGCGCCACAAACGGCGTCCCCGGCCAAACCGGCCGCCGCGCCGGCCAACGTCGGGTCGGCCGTTCCCTTTGTCGGCGACATGGCCGCCGCGGGCGCCGGCCATTGGACGCTGCCGATCCTGGCCGACATGTTGGAGCCGGGCAGCGACCAGGACCTGAGCAACGCGGCTATCCGTGAAAACGTGGAAATCATCGAACACACCCTGGAGAGTTTTGGCGCGCCGGCCACTGTCGTGGAAATCAATCGCGGCCCGACCATCACCCAATTTGGCGTGGAGCCGAACTATCTGGAGATGCGCGGCGGCAAGCGCACCAAAGTCAAAGTCGGCAAAATCGCCGGGTTGGCCGATGACCTGGCCCTGGCGCTGCAAGCGCGATCCATTCGCATTCAGGCCCCGGTTCCCGGCAAGGGGTACGTGGGCATCGAAGTGCCCAACACTGCCAAAGCGCTGGTTTCCCTGCGCGACGTGATGGAATCGGAAAATTTTGGCAAAATTGCCCGAAAATCGCCGCTGGCGGTGGGGTTGGGGCAAGATGTGGCCGGGCAGCCCATCGCCGCCGACCTGGCCGCCATGCCCCATCTGCTTATCGCCGGGACCACCGGCTCCGGCAAGTCTGTGTGCGTCAACAGCATCATCGCCAACCTGCTGCTGCTGAACACGCCGGACGATCTGAAGCTGGTGATGGTGGACCCCAAGCGGGTGGAATTGACCGGCTACAACGGCGTGCCGCACCTGGCCGCGCCGGTGGTGGTGGAGATGGACCGGGTGATCGGCACGCTGCAATGGGCCATGCGCGAGATGGACAATCGCTACAAGATGTTTGCCGACGTGGGTGCGCGCAACATTGTGGATTTCAACAAGAAGATTCGCAAAAACAAAGATAGCAAAAAGCTGCCCTACATTGTCATCATCATTGATGAGCTGGCCGATTTGATGATGCTCTCGCCGGAAGATACGGAGCGGGGCATTACGCGGTTGGCGCAGATGGCCCGCGCCACCGGCATTCATATGATTATCGCCACGCAACGGCCGTCGGTAGATGTCGTCACGGGCATCATCAAAGCCAACTTCCCGGCGCGTATCGCCTTTGCCGTCGCTTCCAGCACCGACAGCCGGGTGATTTTGGACACGACCGGCGCGGAACGGCTGTTGGGCCAGGGGGATATGCTCTTCCAAAGCCCAGACGCGGCCGCCCCGGCTCGGCTGCAAGGCTGTTTTGTTAGCGATAAAGAATTGGGCGGCATCATTGCGTATTGGCAGCGGGCGCGCCGCTTTAGCACTATCACGGCCGAGGAAGCGGCTATTCCGCGCGCGGTTGTCATTCCTGCGTCGCCAACGGTCGCACCGCCAACGGTCGCACCGCCAACGGCCGCACCGCCAACGGCCGCACCGCCAACGGCCGCGCCGCCAACGGCCGCACCGCCAACGGCAACGCCGCCAACGGCCGTTCGTTCTTCAGCCCCATCGCCAGCCCACACACCGCTGGCTGTCGCCCCGACGCCGATTGTGGCGGGGAACGCCGCGACGGGGAACGCCCCGCCGAAAACCGCGCCGCGGCCGCAAGACACTCAACCCCGCCCGGCCCGGTCGGCGCCGGCAAAGGTGGAAGAACCGCAGCGGCCGTTGTGGGAAGAACTTCAGGCCATCGAAGAAGAGAACAAATTCAAACAGCAGTATGAAGATGAACTGATGGCCGAGGCCATCGAGATGGTGCGTCAGTTGAACAAAGCCTCTACTTCGCTGTTGCAGCGCCGGTTCCGCATTGGCTATACCCGCGCTGCCCGCCTGATTGACGCCATGGAAGAGTTAGGCGTCATCGGCCCGCCCACCGGCAACAGCAAAGCGCGGGAAGTGCAGCCGCGAGAAAGCGGGGAGGCGTAAGCCGTGTTCCGTAAGCCGTAAACGGAACACGGCTTACGGAACACGGAACACGGAACACGAACCAATGGCCCATCTACAAGGACAAGAACGCGCCGACTACGTGCAAGATATGTTCGCCCGTATCGCCGGCCGCTACGACGCCATGAACCGGCTGATGACGGCCGGACAGGATGTAAAATGGCGCAAATACGTCATTCAGCAGGCGCGGCTGCCGGAAAACGGCCGTCTCCTGGACATTGCCACCGGAACCGGCGATATTGCGTTGGAGGGATTAAAGCAGTGGCCGGGCATTACGGCCGTTGGCGGCGATTTCACCATCGAAATGATGCAGGCGGGTAAACGTATCCCGGCGCGGCAGGCCATTCTCTGGACCACTGCCGACACTTTGGCGCTGCCCTTCCCCGACGCCACATTCGATGCCGTCACCTCTGGCTTCCTGATGCGTAACGTCATAGACGTGCCTGGCGCTTTTCGCGAACAGATGCGCGTCACCAAGCCGGGCGGGCGCGTGGTGGTGCTGGAATCCAGCCCACCCAAAGACAATTTGCTCAAGCCGTTCATTCGCATCCACCTGAACTACATCATCCCTACCCTGGGTCGCCTCATCTCCGGCAATGCTGACGCGTACCGCTATCTGCCAGACAGCACGCAAGCCTTCAAAGGGCCGGATGAACTGGCGGCGGTCATGGACCAGATCGGCTTTGCCGAAGTGGGCTACAAAATGTTTATGTTTGGCACGGTTGCCGTTCATGTTGGCACAAAGCTACCGCCGCCGCCCGACTCCTTATGATCGGTTAAGCAAGCTGGAGTTAAATTGGCGCTATACTCATGGGCATGACACGATACAAAGCTCTTTTTACTCTGCTCTTGATGTTCCTGGTCGCCTGTGCCCCGGCGACCCAATCTCAACCGGAAACAGCAACGGCCGTGCCCCCCACCGCTCTCGCCACATTGCCCACCCATACGGCCGTGCCCTCCACCACCGCGCCGATGCCAGAACCGGCAACGGCCGTGCCCACTGAACCGGCGTCGCCCAGCTCACAGCCGCCAACTCCCGGCCCACAGCTGCCAACTCCCGGCCCGCAAATCGTCGCCGGTCGCACCGCGGAAGGCGCCTTCTTCTATGGCAATCCCGATGCGGCGGTGACGATGATAGACTATTCCGACTTCCTCTGAGGCAGCTGCCGTGCCTACGTGTTAGGCACAGAGCCAGACATCATCCGCGATTTTGTCGTCTCAGGGCAGGTCAAGCTGGTCTTTTGGCCGGTCATCAACCACGGCAACCCCAGCGTTTACGCCACCCTCACGGCCCACTGCGCCGGTGCGCAAAACCCCAACTTCTTTTGGGCGCTGCACAAATACTTATTTGAAAATCAAGCTGATTTATGGCGCGCTGATCGCGATTATTTTGTCAACACTGCCGTCTCCTTTGGCGTAGATCAGGCTGAATTTGAAAGCTGCTACGATGGCCCCGACGAATTGGCCCAGGTAATGGACCTGGACAACCTGCGCCGTCAGCGGGGCATCTTTAGCCAGCCCCAATTCGACATCAACGGCCTCATTTTTGTCGGGGCGCAGCGCTACGATGCCTTTGCCGAGGCGATCAACGACAGATTGAAGTGACCCAAGCGTAAACAGGCAGCAAATGGCCCAAGAGATAGAAAGTCGGCGGATTGTCGTGGTGGGCACTTCTGGCTCCGGCAAAACGACCTGCGCTCAGGAAATTGCCCGGCGACAAGGCTGCCCTCATATCGAGCTTGATTCTCTCCACTGGCTGCCCAACTGGACGCCAGCGCCCATCGAGTCGTTTCGGCAGCAGGTGACAGAGGCATTAACGGCCGTTACCTGGGTTACAGATGGCAACTACAGCAAAGTACGCGACATTGTCTGGGGCCGCGCCGATACACTGGTCTGGTTAGATTATCCGCTGCCGCTCATCATGTGGCGGCTGCTGCGCCGCGGTGTGCGGCGCGTCGGCCGCCGGGAACCGTTGTGGAATGGCAACCAGGAAACCTGGCGCGGCCTCTTTTTTAGCCGCGACTCCTTGTTTCTGTGGGCGCTGCAAACCCACCAACGACACAGACGTGAATACCCCCTGCTGCTTACCCAGCCAGCTTACGCCCATTTGCGGGTCCACCGGCTGCCCACACCCCGCCAGACAACACGCTGGCTGCAAGAGACGTGGGGCGAATAGACGGCCGTTTCCGCCACTCGTCTCCCCTTTCCAAGTACCGTATACTTCTGCCAGTCAAAATCAGTAAGCAGTGACCACTGACCCCTAAACACCCCTCAGTCGGAGCAGCGCATGGAGCAAAATCTGATTCATAAAATCGCCATCGTCACCGGAGCCGGCCAGGGCATTGGCGCAGCCATTGCCCACGCCCTGGCTGCCGCCGGGGCCAAAGTAGCCGTCAACGACATCAATCCCGACCGCGCCGAACGGGTGGCTGCGTCCATTCGCGCCGCCGGCGGGCAGGCAATCGGCGTCCACGCCGATGTCGCCAATAAATTCCAATGCTCACATCTGGTGGAGACCACCCGCGCCGAGTGGGGACGGCTGGATATTTTGGTCAACAACGCGGCCGTGAAACCCAAAGCCACCATCCTAAAAATGGATGAATGGGAGTGGCAGCGCACGCTGGATGTGAACCTGAAGGGGGCCTTTTTTATGAGCCAGTTTTGCGGCCGGGTGATGGCCGACGAGAACGGCGAACGGGGTGGGCTTATCATCCATATCAGCTCCACCGCCGGGGTCGCCGAGCCGCTGGCCGACCATGCCGCCTACGCCGCCAGCAGAGCCGGGCTGCTCGGCTTTGCCCGCGAGTGCGCCCGCGAGTTTGCCGCTTATGGCATTCAAGTTCATGCCCTGACAGCCCAGGAACCAATGGACGCAACGGCCGTCGCCCAATCTGTGCTGGCTTTGTGTAGCGATGGGGGAAGGGAGACGGCCGTTCACATTCCCCACTGACCCGCAACTATGCGCCCGTCGCCACGTAATATGATGCGTGGCGCACACAACGACTCGTCAGGAGACTCAAAGGTGATTACCATCAGCCCTGATGGTAGTTACAGCGGCAAAGTAACTATGACCGAACCCATCATTATCGTTGAGGACATTCACAAATCCTACCTCATGGGCAAAGAAGCAGTGCCCGCCCTGCGCGGCGTATCGCTGGAAATCCAGCGCGGCGAAATCGTCTGCCTGATGGGTCCAAGCGGCTCCGGCAAGACCACCCTGCTCAACATCATCGGTGGCCTGGACGAACCAAGCCGCGGCCATATCATCGTCGAAGACGCCAACCTCGTCTCCCTGAACGAAAACGAACTCGCTCGCCTGCGCCTGCAAAAAATGGGCTTCATCTTCCAAAACTACAACCTGCTTGGCAACTTCACCGCCCAGGAAAATGTGGAATCGCCGATGGTGCTGGCGAAAATCGGCCGCCGCGAACGGCAGCAGCGCGCCCGCGACCTGCTGCAAAAAGTAGACCTGGGCGACCGCGCCCACCACTATCCCAGCGAACTATCCGGCGGGCAGCAGCAGCGTGTGGCTATCGCCCGCGCTCTGGCCAACAACCCGCCCATCCTCATT includes the following:
- a CDS encoding phosphatidylserine/phosphatidylglycerophosphate/cardiolipin synthase family protein: MTQTKLFNDVQTFYADLHTALLTAQRHIHMAYYAFDDGQIARSVGHILAQKAASGVAVHLMVDEAGLYLDNWQHGHRNRHLLAHLKASGVQVDLFRPRGGRIGQFNRLHCKFCAIDGRTAFIGGSNIGDHYLGWRDTNLRLDGPLGDGFVRLYDSLRTFSGNGRAPQCPTELTIAGIPLLLTVPGHRQDIRRALLDLILSAKTAVTLRSWYFLPDAEIMNALRSQAENGVRVTVLFSHHTRVPLIDLANRHLCRQLAQSGVRIYRYTGRFMHAKEAWNDQGDILIGSANVDRWALRTNFECCLRLKTSNLAHQLTAELLADARHCYRPEANPEARPIFV
- a CDS encoding glycosyltransferase, translated to MKILQICQSYPPMISGAALAAARLAEGLAQEGHEVLVIAASDRRDGYSTQNGRLRIERLPSHHNPMRVGQRILLWPNGRIHQIAAAFNPDIIHLHEPLTLGMCAAKIGRRLNIPTVLTLHQLPWFVTKYTATFWGNPFNFEKMLWQYGRWFLSQCTAVIAPARPVADVIRQRTGRIAHIIPNGADLQHFQAAPRTAHEADRLRRHYGLSPDKPVILYVGRLDADKDVDCVVQAAARVMKHLDAELLLVGDGCRRPALTRQCEALGIASRSHFTGFVSPDGDLPGLYRLANVFVIASDIETFGIVILEAMASALPVVAVRATSIPELVSDRCSGFLVAPKDVDALAKKITWLLQNPIQARKMGQAGREISQQFGHDAVIQRHLQLYQSVCLQRRALFRGVSPIKYRLE
- the pgeF gene encoding peptidoglycan editing factor PgeF yields the protein MYGRDTHTVVHAHLVHGRDVARVTQADNGTWRPEVDAILTNEPGCALTMNFADCTPILLYDPVNHAIGLGHAGWQGTVKDLPGAMVAAMQREFGSRPAELIAGVGPCIGPCCYEVGEVVVTAVHAAFPDPETLLLPNPQPPTPNPHFNLPEANRRNLQRAGVRHIELSGLCTACRTDLFFSHRAEQGKTGRFGSVFILGDT
- a CDS encoding laccase domain-containing protein, with the translated sequence MIFDASNEIPLFRFASLPDNGRVQHAIFTRQGGVSPAPFASLNLSVSVPDEKERVCQPAAGVWRVRP
- a CDS encoding toxin gives rise to the protein MKYLSWRSDKNELLKQTRGISFEEIAYLIESGRLLGIEENPTHPNQKLFVIEVENYAVIVPFVETETDIFLKTAFPSRKYTKRYGLKGHDEQV
- a CDS encoding antitoxin, whose translation is MNKFNAESFNPLDEEEQALMASLESEAWQTVANLVQEKEKAVAAARRTIRKDKRINLRLTQKDYYEIQIRAIEEGVPYQTLIASIVHKYLNGTLTVQE
- a CDS encoding DNA translocase FtsK 4TM domain-containing protein translates to MANKKTTSTNSSSKSTANAKTTRGGTGARSSKPASSARKPAANPRKPAARSKKPAFNLNLPQKAILTGIVVVFITAVLVLSLLSPNQGQLTAALSGLLGRAFGWGGALVPLITGALGMYLVLWGMEQPPRIATYRVAGFGVLFLTFAAFASLAQLLMNNGFNDFWQVAQAQTGGGYLGGIIGYGLTELAGTPGAILILVAAGVIGAVLLFGLSRHDLVNLWRMLPGLWPQPDETEDETAVRPDIPINTGQKQGQTLSRAAAPPRQLPLPDLPPTTAVTTPKRDPVPIRQPQRPAPQTASPAKPAAAPANVGSAVPFVGDMAAAGAGHWTLPILADMLEPGSDQDLSNAAIRENVEIIEHTLESFGAPATVVEINRGPTITQFGVEPNYLEMRGGKRTKVKVGKIAGLADDLALALQARSIRIQAPVPGKGYVGIEVPNTAKALVSLRDVMESENFGKIARKSPLAVGLGQDVAGQPIAADLAAMPHLLIAGTTGSGKSVCVNSIIANLLLLNTPDDLKLVMVDPKRVELTGYNGVPHLAAPVVVEMDRVIGTLQWAMREMDNRYKMFADVGARNIVDFNKKIRKNKDSKKLPYIVIIIDELADLMMLSPEDTERGITRLAQMARATGIHMIIATQRPSVDVVTGIIKANFPARIAFAVASSTDSRVILDTTGAERLLGQGDMLFQSPDAAAPARLQGCFVSDKELGGIIAYWQRARRFSTITAEEAAIPRAVVIPASPTVAPPTVAPPTAAPPTAAPPTAAPPTAAPPTATPPTAVRSSAPSPAHTPLAVAPTPIVAGNAATGNAPPKTAPRPQDTQPRPARSAPAKVEEPQRPLWEELQAIEEENKFKQQYEDELMAEAIEMVRQLNKASTSLLQRRFRIGYTRAARLIDAMEELGVIGPPTGNSKAREVQPRESGEA
- a CDS encoding ubiquinone/menaquinone biosynthesis methyltransferase — encoded protein: MAHLQGQERADYVQDMFARIAGRYDAMNRLMTAGQDVKWRKYVIQQARLPENGRLLDIATGTGDIALEGLKQWPGITAVGGDFTIEMMQAGKRIPARQAILWTTADTLALPFPDATFDAVTSGFLMRNVIDVPGAFREQMRVTKPGGRVVVLESSPPKDNLLKPFIRIHLNYIIPTLGRLISGNADAYRYLPDSTQAFKGPDELAAVMDQIGFAEVGYKMFMFGTVAVHVGTKLPPPPDSL
- a CDS encoding thioredoxin domain-containing protein; this encodes MLGTEPDIIRDFVVSGQVKLVFWPVINHGNPSVYATLTAHCAGAQNPNFFWALHKYLFENQADLWRADRDYFVNTAVSFGVDQAEFESCYDGPDELAQVMDLDNLRRQRGIFSQPQFDINGLIFVGAQRYDAFAEAINDRLK
- a CDS encoding adenylate kinase encodes the protein MAQEIESRRIVVVGTSGSGKTTCAQEIARRQGCPHIELDSLHWLPNWTPAPIESFRQQVTEALTAVTWVTDGNYSKVRDIVWGRADTLVWLDYPLPLIMWRLLRRGVRRVGRREPLWNGNQETWRGLFFSRDSLFLWALQTHQRHRREYPLLLTQPAYAHLRVHRLPTPRQTTRWLQETWGE
- a CDS encoding SDR family NAD(P)-dependent oxidoreductase, with product MEQNLIHKIAIVTGAGQGIGAAIAHALAAAGAKVAVNDINPDRAERVAASIRAAGGQAIGVHADVANKFQCSHLVETTRAEWGRLDILVNNAAVKPKATILKMDEWEWQRTLDVNLKGAFFMSQFCGRVMADENGERGGLIIHISSTAGVAEPLADHAAYAASRAGLLGFARECAREFAAYGIQVHALTAQEPMDATAVAQSVLALCSDGGRETAVHIPH
- a CDS encoding ABC transporter ATP-binding protein — translated: MIIVEDIHKSYLMGKEAVPALRGVSLEIQRGEIVCLMGPSGSGKTTLLNIIGGLDEPSRGHIIVEDANLVSLNENELARLRLQKMGFIFQNYNLLGNFTAQENVESPMVLAKIGRRERQQRARDLLQKVDLGDRAHHYPSELSGGQQQRVAIARALANNPPILIGDEMTGDLDSVSGFAIMELVAGLNREGMTVVYVTHDPRMAAFASRTIELRDGKILE